One Granulicella sp. 5B5 DNA window includes the following coding sequences:
- a CDS encoding xanthine dehydrogenase family protein subunit M, giving the protein MHSDVSQFDLTAPHTLDAALRLLAEGGHAPIAGGTELMVALGAGRLTPKSLISIQHLRELRFIRADDNAIHIGSGTTFTDIRRNPDIARDLPLLIQSASWTGSIANQNRATLGGNICNASPAADTPPALLAYNATVTLISSTGTRTIPYTDFHLGYKRTALQPNELLHTITIPRAFAGYRHYIRKVGTRNAQAISKIALAAVAKLNNNTITDIRLGAASLTDRPTRCTATERALLNQPINEATIKSARAALASETHTIDDIRSTARYRATVAGNLLEEFLRSLVR; this is encoded by the coding sequence ATGCATTCAGACGTATCTCAATTCGACCTCACCGCCCCCCACACACTCGACGCGGCACTGCGCCTCCTGGCCGAAGGTGGCCACGCCCCCATCGCCGGCGGCACCGAGCTCATGGTCGCACTCGGCGCAGGCCGCCTCACCCCAAAATCCCTCATCTCCATCCAGCACCTCCGCGAGCTCCGCTTCATCCGTGCCGACGACAACGCCATCCACATCGGCTCCGGCACCACCTTCACCGACATCCGCCGCAACCCCGACATCGCCCGCGACCTCCCGCTCCTCATCCAGTCCGCCTCCTGGACAGGCTCCATCGCCAACCAGAACCGCGCCACCCTCGGCGGCAACATCTGCAACGCCTCCCCCGCAGCCGACACCCCACCCGCGCTCCTCGCCTACAACGCCACCGTCACCCTCATCTCCTCAACAGGCACCCGCACCATCCCCTACACCGACTTCCACCTCGGCTACAAACGTACTGCCCTCCAACCCAACGAGCTCCTCCACACCATCACCATCCCCCGCGCCTTCGCCGGCTACCGTCACTACATCCGCAAAGTCGGCACCCGCAACGCGCAAGCCATCTCCAAGATCGCCCTCGCCGCCGTCGCAAAACTCAACAACAACACCATCACGGACATCCGCCTCGGCGCCGCCAGCCTCACCGACCGCCCCACCCGCTGCACCGCCACCGAGCGCGCCCTCCTCAACCAACCCATCAACGAAGCCACCATCAAGTCAGCCCGCGCCGCGCTCGCCTCCGAAACCCACACCATCGACGACATCCGCTCCACCGCCCGCTACCGCGCCACCGTAGCCGGCAACCTCCTCGAAGAGTTCCTCCGCTCCCTCGTTCGTTAA
- a CDS encoding aspartate/glutamate racemase family protein, translated as MRCKTIGLIGGMSWESSSEYYRLLNESVRAHRGGLHSAPCLLLSVDFNEIAALQRAGDWDELTKKMIACAKTLETAGAEMVLICTNTMHKMADEVEAEISIPLVHIADVTAARIQKAGLKKVGLLGTLYTMEQAFYRERLARSYGLEVLIPEQEERETVHRVIFSELCLGKTLDSSREMYREIIRGLVERGAEGIILGCTEIMLLISAEDCPVPMFDTTAIHVAAALELALE; from the coding sequence TTGCGATGTAAGACGATTGGGTTGATTGGTGGGATGAGCTGGGAGAGCTCTTCGGAGTACTACCGGCTGTTGAATGAGAGCGTGCGGGCGCATCGGGGTGGGCTGCACTCGGCGCCTTGCTTGCTGCTGAGTGTGGACTTCAACGAGATTGCGGCGCTGCAGCGCGCGGGCGACTGGGATGAGCTGACGAAGAAGATGATCGCTTGCGCGAAGACGCTGGAGACGGCGGGCGCGGAGATGGTGCTGATCTGCACGAACACGATGCACAAGATGGCCGATGAGGTGGAGGCGGAGATCTCGATCCCGCTGGTGCATATTGCGGATGTGACGGCTGCGCGCATCCAGAAGGCCGGGTTGAAGAAAGTTGGGCTGCTGGGGACGCTGTACACGATGGAGCAGGCGTTTTATCGCGAGCGGCTGGCGCGGAGCTATGGGCTCGAGGTGCTGATTCCCGAGCAGGAAGAGCGCGAGACGGTGCATCGGGTGATCTTCAGCGAGCTGTGCCTGGGCAAGACGCTGGACTCGTCGCGGGAGATGTATCGCGAGATCATTCGCGGGCTGGTGGAGCGTGGGGCGGAGGGAATTATTCTGGGGTGCACGGAGATTATGCTGCTGATCTCGGCGGAGGATTGCCCGGTGCCGATGTTCGATACGACGGCGATCCATGTGGCGGCAGCGCTGGAGCTGGCGTTGGAGTAG
- a CDS encoding xanthine dehydrogenase family protein molybdopterin-binding subunit, with protein MTEQKPILGTSPLRKEGRAKVLGAARYIDDQSLPGMWHGATVRSTIARGRIRSITFDPAIDCSQYAIVRASDIPGANTIVHIIQDHPCLADPLINHPYEPILLLAHPEKAALLTALAAIHIDYDELPGVFTIEDSESAVAANDTTRIIWDRPDNGGSANCFKQYTMHSGDADEVEAGLAAAFEHADFIVEGEYATGAQEQLYIEPNGVIAECFFKPTGEVESVTVRGSLQCPYYLVHALSVVFNLPQENCRVIQVETGGAFGGKEDFPSVIGSHAALLAMKSGHPVKMIYDRAEDMASTTKRHPSRTRHRTAVSKDGKLLAGTIEVALDGGAYATLSSTVLSRATIHAPGPYKWPYLRVNAKAMATNIPPHGAFRGFGAPQSLFALERHMDRIAHTIGISPEELRRKNFLGTGDKTATGQPLLDPVDMQHLLTRALAESNYHAKLAEFAKTNPTSPIKRGIGFAAFMHGTGFTGSGERRLNSLVHLDLTPDGRPQILVSSTEFGQGTNTILCQVAAQNLQLPYDDILIHEADTAFVPNSGPTVASRTAMIVGKLVERTSQQLLNTLRTHEHLPTPHTREDFYRAARCYLLKHGSLRESARYEPPAPIFWDDDKYRGDAYPGYAWAVYVAEVAVDTRTYMATCTRFDALQEVGKVMHPVLAKGQIEGGVAQGIGYALYEKCVWNNGKMMNNQMTNYIMPTSADLPEIHVHFEEVPSIHGPGGAKGIGELPMDGPAPAILNAIENALGIPFNTIPLLPEDIFERLTSTHANGEVLNPTVDLDTKTEVPA; from the coding sequence ATGACGGAACAAAAACCCATCCTCGGAACCTCTCCCCTTCGCAAAGAAGGCCGCGCGAAGGTCCTCGGTGCGGCCCGATACATCGACGACCAGTCGCTTCCCGGCATGTGGCACGGCGCCACCGTCCGCTCCACCATCGCCCGCGGCCGCATCCGCTCCATCACCTTCGACCCCGCAATCGACTGCTCCCAGTACGCCATCGTCCGCGCCTCCGACATCCCCGGCGCCAACACCATCGTCCACATCATCCAGGACCACCCCTGCCTCGCCGACCCGCTCATCAACCACCCCTACGAGCCCATCCTCCTCCTCGCGCACCCCGAAAAAGCCGCGCTCCTCACCGCCCTCGCCGCCATTCACATCGACTACGACGAACTCCCCGGCGTCTTCACCATCGAAGACTCCGAGTCCGCCGTCGCAGCGAACGACACAACCCGCATCATCTGGGACCGCCCCGACAACGGCGGCTCCGCGAACTGCTTCAAGCAATACACCATGCACTCCGGCGACGCCGACGAAGTCGAAGCCGGCCTCGCCGCCGCCTTCGAACACGCTGACTTCATCGTCGAAGGCGAGTACGCCACCGGCGCACAGGAACAGCTCTACATCGAACCCAACGGCGTCATCGCGGAGTGCTTCTTCAAGCCCACCGGCGAAGTCGAGTCCGTCACCGTCCGCGGTTCCCTGCAGTGTCCCTACTATCTTGTCCACGCCCTCTCCGTCGTCTTCAACCTTCCGCAGGAAAACTGCCGCGTCATCCAGGTTGAAACCGGCGGCGCCTTCGGCGGCAAGGAAGACTTCCCCTCTGTCATCGGCTCGCACGCCGCTCTGCTCGCCATGAAGTCCGGCCACCCCGTCAAGATGATCTACGACCGCGCCGAGGACATGGCCTCCACCACCAAGCGCCACCCCTCGCGCACCCGCCATCGCACGGCTGTCAGCAAAGACGGCAAACTCCTAGCCGGCACCATCGAAGTCGCACTCGACGGCGGCGCCTACGCCACGCTCTCCTCCACCGTCCTCTCGCGCGCCACCATCCACGCCCCCGGCCCGTACAAGTGGCCGTACCTCCGCGTCAACGCCAAAGCAATGGCCACCAACATCCCGCCGCACGGCGCCTTCCGCGGCTTCGGAGCCCCGCAGTCTCTCTTCGCCCTCGAGCGCCACATGGACCGCATCGCGCACACCATCGGCATCTCACCCGAAGAGCTCCGCCGCAAAAACTTCCTCGGCACCGGCGACAAGACCGCCACCGGCCAGCCACTCCTCGACCCCGTCGACATGCAGCACCTCCTCACCCGCGCACTCGCCGAATCCAACTACCACGCCAAGCTCGCCGAGTTCGCAAAAACCAACCCCACCTCTCCCATCAAGCGTGGAATAGGCTTCGCCGCCTTCATGCACGGCACCGGCTTCACCGGCTCCGGCGAGCGCCGCCTCAACTCCCTCGTCCATCTCGACCTCACCCCGGACGGCCGCCCGCAAATCCTCGTCTCCTCCACCGAGTTCGGGCAGGGCACCAACACCATCCTCTGCCAGGTCGCCGCACAAAACCTCCAGCTCCCCTACGACGACATCCTCATCCACGAAGCCGACACCGCCTTCGTCCCCAACTCCGGCCCCACCGTCGCCAGCCGCACCGCCATGATCGTCGGCAAGCTCGTCGAGCGCACCAGCCAGCAACTCCTCAACACGCTCCGCACCCACGAGCACCTGCCCACTCCCCACACGCGCGAAGACTTCTACCGTGCCGCGCGCTGCTACCTCCTCAAGCACGGCTCCCTCCGCGAGTCCGCCCGCTACGAACCACCCGCGCCCATCTTCTGGGACGACGACAAGTACCGCGGCGACGCCTACCCCGGCTACGCCTGGGCCGTCTACGTCGCCGAAGTCGCCGTAGACACCCGCACCTATATGGCCACCTGCACCCGCTTCGACGCCCTCCAGGAAGTCGGCAAGGTCATGCACCCCGTACTCGCCAAAGGCCAGATCGAAGGCGGCGTCGCGCAAGGCATCGGCTACGCGCTCTACGAAAAATGCGTCTGGAACAACGGCAAGATGATGAACAACCAGATGACCAACTACATCATGCCCACCAGCGCCGACCTCCCCGAGATCCACGTCCACTTCGAAGAGGTCCCCTCGATCCACGGCCCCGGCGGCGCCAAAGGCATCGGCGAGCTCCCCATGGACGGCCCCGCCCCCGCCATCCTCAACGCCATCGAAAACGCCCTCGGCATCCCCTTCAACACCATCCCCCTCCTCCCCGAAGACATCTTCGAACGCCTCACATCCACCCACGCCAACGGCGAAGTCCTCAACCCCACCGTCGATCTAGACACGAAAACCGAGGTCCCCGCATGA
- a CDS encoding TetR/AcrR family transcriptional regulator: MARPKSPEKREAILAAAAQEIAESGLSVATARIARRANIAEGTLFTYFATKDELLNALYLELKRETYEHVQQGFPVKDSLEQRTRHVWSSYIAWVLGSPAKRRAMAQLNVSDLITASTRAQAAAGRDEVERMLSELNHRTTLRNLPKGFAAVLMLSMQEAILEFVSKAPSTAKKKQLIESGFTTFWRAIS, translated from the coding sequence ATGGCCCGACCCAAAAGCCCGGAGAAGCGCGAAGCCATCCTCGCCGCCGCCGCCCAAGAGATCGCCGAGTCCGGTCTCAGCGTCGCCACCGCGCGCATCGCCCGCCGCGCCAACATCGCCGAAGGCACACTCTTCACCTACTTCGCCACCAAGGACGAGCTCCTCAACGCCCTCTATCTCGAGCTCAAGCGCGAAACCTACGAGCACGTCCAACAAGGCTTCCCCGTCAAAGACAGCCTCGAACAGCGCACCCGCCACGTCTGGTCCAGCTACATCGCCTGGGTGCTGGGCTCCCCGGCCAAGCGCAGAGCCATGGCCCAGCTCAACGTCTCCGACCTCATCACCGCCTCCACTCGCGCCCAGGCAGCCGCCGGTCGGGACGAAGTAGAACGCATGCTCTCCGAGCTCAACCACCGCACCACTCTTCGCAACCTCCCCAAAGGCTTCGCCGCCGTCCTCATGCTCTCCATGCAGGAAGCCATCCTCGAGTTCGTCTCCAAAGCCCCCTCCACCGCGAAGAAGAAACAACTCATCGAGTCCGGATTCACCACCTTCTGGCGCGCCATCTCCTGA
- a CDS encoding (2Fe-2S)-binding protein: MTQITLTINGATQTLSVPPMKRLLDVLREDLALTGTKEGCGEGECGACAVLLDNGNGVELVNSCLIPALQANNTTITTIEGLAPALSSIPSPLSPIQQCFLEKGGAQCGICTPGMILATHHLLSKHPNPTLDEIKEGLAGNLCRCTGYMRIFESVQQAAQLTQHTTNP, translated from the coding sequence ATGACCCAGATCACTCTCACCATCAACGGCGCAACTCAAACCCTCTCGGTCCCGCCGATGAAGCGCCTCCTCGACGTCCTTCGCGAGGACCTGGCCCTCACGGGCACCAAAGAAGGCTGCGGCGAAGGCGAATGCGGAGCCTGCGCCGTCCTCCTCGATAACGGAAACGGCGTCGAACTCGTCAACTCCTGCCTCATCCCAGCCCTCCAGGCCAACAACACCACCATCACCACCATCGAAGGCCTCGCGCCTGCTCTATCCTCTATCCCCTCTCCTCTATCCCCTATTCAGCAATGCTTCCTCGAAAAAGGCGGCGCGCAATGCGGCATCTGCACCCCAGGCATGATCCTCGCCACGCACCACCTGCTCTCGAAGCACCCCAACCCCACCCTCGACGAGATCAAAGAAGGCCTCGCCGGAAACCTCTGCCGCTGCACCGGCTACATGCGCATCTTCGAGTCCGTCCAGCAAGCCGCCCAACTCACTCAACACACAACCAACCCATAA
- a CDS encoding MBL fold metallo-hydrolase, translating to MRRGLLVVLAGLLMPWGMWAQSAAPQEVAKGVWFLEGDAHAGYCNSIVIEMKDYLILVDPSYPGRTKELMAEIPRLSPKPVKWVFDTHAHGDHSYGNAQWTKVGATTLAYVGVREEMDLYEPTRWRAAMSKREDVRATGANDVERPKVVFRGDKFVLKDATREVDFLHLGWGHTRGDGYVWLPKERILCTGDAAVNGPRNKLWDADVANWPKVLDKAAALGPKVVLPGHGDMGGVEIVTGQAQFLRDLYAAVKAQMDKPVAEVRVTLPARDANWVRPDMSQHIGIIYSEIKAGKPAGALPHVWQ from the coding sequence ATGCGAAGAGGGTTGCTGGTGGTGCTGGCGGGGTTGTTGATGCCGTGGGGGATGTGGGCGCAGAGTGCCGCCCCGCAGGAGGTTGCGAAAGGGGTTTGGTTTCTGGAGGGGGATGCTCATGCGGGGTACTGCAACTCGATTGTGATTGAGATGAAGGACTATCTGATTCTGGTGGACCCGAGCTATCCGGGGCGGACGAAGGAGTTGATGGCGGAGATTCCGAGGTTGAGTCCGAAGCCAGTGAAGTGGGTGTTCGATACGCATGCGCATGGGGACCACTCGTATGGGAATGCGCAGTGGACGAAGGTGGGAGCGACGACGCTGGCGTATGTGGGTGTGCGCGAAGAGATGGATTTGTATGAGCCGACTCGGTGGCGAGCGGCGATGAGTAAACGCGAGGATGTGCGTGCGACCGGGGCGAACGACGTCGAGCGGCCGAAGGTGGTGTTTCGCGGCGACAAGTTTGTGCTGAAGGATGCGACGCGCGAGGTAGATTTTCTGCACCTCGGCTGGGGGCATACGCGCGGCGATGGGTATGTGTGGCTGCCGAAGGAGCGGATTCTTTGTACGGGCGATGCGGCGGTGAATGGGCCCAGAAACAAGCTGTGGGATGCGGATGTGGCGAACTGGCCGAAGGTGCTGGACAAAGCCGCTGCACTGGGGCCGAAGGTGGTGCTTCCGGGGCATGGCGATATGGGCGGCGTGGAGATTGTGACGGGGCAGGCGCAGTTTCTGCGGGACCTGTATGCGGCGGTGAAGGCGCAGATGGATAAGCCGGTTGCGGAGGTAAGAGTGACGTTGCCGGCGCGGGATGCGAACTGGGTGCGGCCGGATATGTCGCAGCATATCGGGATTATTTATTCGGAGATTAAGGCGGGGAAGCCTGCGGGGGCGCTGCCGCATGTGTGGCAGTAG